Proteins encoded within one genomic window of Chitinophaga parva:
- a CDS encoding SusC/RagA family TonB-linked outer membrane protein: MNMIHVYLKRAVTTWFPARKAVFCLLFICCCCLNNTASGQNTITVTGTITDSSGNMLNGVSVINTAKKNAGTYSDVHGKFVLDVAPGSLLHFSSVGFVDQNIMVTEKTRVINLRMIPAASSISEVVVTAFGRKERREAVVGSVTSIQPGELKVPSSNLTTALAGKVAGMISFQRGGQPGMDNANFFIRGVTTLGYSSSPLILVDNIELSANDLARLQVDDIASFSILKDASAAALYGARGANGVILITTKEGKIGKARINVRVENSISQPTKNIKLADPVTYMKGYNEAVTTRNPSQTPPYTPNAIYNTQQTLEHAPGSSPYIYPAVDWMSTLFKDQTNTHRANFSASGGSQFAKYYMAGSYSKDNGILQNNPVNNFNSGMKYENYQLRANVNLNVTKTTEVVVRLWGNFNDYTGPITGSNDGFSTDLYARVLHANPVAFAPYFAPDSANLLTKHILFGNNNRLTGSLMDNPYADLMYGYKTFSESRMSAQFELTQKLDFIPGLSFHGIFSTNRYSYFSITRNYKPFYYQVQSYDPHTKDYTLDWINDSPGAAQEFLGISSDPSSKSVYTYLYMQGTLDYNHAFDRHNVGATLIATRQQTQYGDAYEPGTNVPSLLLSLPYRNLGVSGRVSYSYDSRYFLEFNFGYNGSERFAADHRFGFFPTIGGGWVISNEKFWQGGVADVITRLKLRGSYGLVGNDNIGSQRFFYLSSVTPDDAGRGTWPGTFGSTNGNTYWGTTIQAYPNPDVTWERSRKSNVAIEATFLKHLNITAELYHEYRDHILIRRGYMPVSVGIENTANDNLQANLGIATARGLDLNLTYNNAITKDLSIQLMGNLTATSNKTIFQEEPEYKYDYRFQKGKPINQPFGYVAERLFVDDKEARNSPPQLFGNNPPQGGDIKYRDINHDGIIDSDDQVPIGLPTVPQIIYGAGFSLSYKNFDLSAFFQGLARESFFINPTSQVDFYYGKFGTAPFVNNGQLLQAYADNHWSLENQDLYAMYPRYSATDVANNEQQSTWWMRDGSFVRLKSAEIGYTFPKRLSRRAFMDNARIYANGLNLLTFSHFKLWDPEMAGQGFAYPIQRVFNIGLNLNF, encoded by the coding sequence TAGCTCCCGGTTCTTTACTGCATTTCTCCTCCGTGGGATTTGTAGACCAGAACATCATGGTCACCGAAAAAACGCGCGTCATCAATCTCCGGATGATCCCCGCGGCATCGTCTATCTCGGAAGTGGTGGTGACCGCATTTGGCCGCAAAGAAAGGCGGGAAGCGGTAGTAGGTTCCGTGACCAGCATCCAGCCGGGAGAGCTGAAAGTGCCATCGAGCAACCTTACCACTGCACTGGCAGGCAAGGTGGCCGGTATGATCTCCTTCCAGCGGGGCGGCCAGCCGGGCATGGACAATGCGAATTTCTTTATCCGCGGCGTAACCACCCTGGGCTATAGCAGCTCCCCGCTGATACTGGTAGACAACATTGAGCTAAGCGCCAATGACCTGGCCCGCCTGCAGGTGGATGACATTGCCAGCTTCTCTATTTTAAAAGACGCCAGCGCCGCTGCCCTGTACGGCGCCAGGGGCGCAAACGGTGTGATCCTCATCACCACCAAAGAAGGTAAAATAGGTAAGGCCCGCATTAATGTGCGCGTGGAGAACTCCATCTCCCAGCCCACAAAGAACATTAAACTGGCCGATCCTGTTACGTACATGAAAGGTTACAATGAAGCCGTAACCACGCGCAATCCTTCCCAGACACCTCCTTACACGCCCAATGCCATTTACAATACCCAGCAAACACTGGAACATGCACCTGGCAGCAGCCCTTATATTTACCCGGCGGTGGACTGGATGAGCACTTTGTTTAAAGACCAGACCAATACCCACCGCGCTAACTTCAGCGCCAGCGGCGGTTCCCAGTTTGCCAAGTACTACATGGCCGGCTCTTATTCAAAAGACAATGGTATTCTCCAGAACAATCCTGTGAACAATTTTAACAGCGGGATGAAATATGAGAACTACCAGCTAAGGGCCAACGTGAACCTGAACGTTACCAAAACCACGGAAGTAGTGGTGCGCCTGTGGGGTAATTTCAATGACTACACCGGCCCCATCACCGGCAGCAACGACGGATTCTCCACGGATCTTTATGCCAGGGTACTGCATGCAAATCCCGTGGCCTTTGCCCCTTACTTTGCACCGGACAGTGCCAACCTGCTCACCAAGCATATCCTGTTTGGCAATAATAACCGCCTTACCGGCAGCCTGATGGACAATCCATATGCAGACCTGATGTATGGGTATAAAACCTTTTCGGAATCGAGGATGTCTGCACAGTTTGAACTGACGCAGAAACTGGATTTCATACCAGGCCTTTCTTTCCATGGTATTTTCAGTACCAACCGTTATTCCTACTTTTCCATCACCCGCAATTACAAACCCTTCTACTACCAGGTACAGAGCTATGATCCGCACACCAAAGACTATACACTGGACTGGATCAATGACAGTCCCGGTGCAGCGCAGGAGTTCCTGGGCATAAGCTCTGATCCGTCTTCCAAAAGTGTGTACACGTACCTGTACATGCAGGGCACCCTGGATTACAACCATGCTTTTGACAGGCACAACGTGGGTGCTACGCTGATCGCCACCCGCCAGCAAACCCAGTATGGCGACGCTTATGAGCCGGGCACTAACGTCCCCTCCCTGCTGCTTTCCCTGCCTTACCGCAACCTGGGCGTATCCGGCAGGGTGTCTTATTCCTACGACTCCCGCTATTTTCTTGAATTCAACTTTGGTTACAACGGCTCTGAACGTTTTGCCGCAGACCACCGTTTTGGTTTCTTCCCGACCATTGGTGGCGGCTGGGTGATCTCCAACGAAAAGTTCTGGCAGGGCGGTGTGGCAGACGTTATCACCCGCCTGAAACTGAGAGGCAGCTATGGCCTGGTGGGTAACGATAACATTGGCAGCCAGCGCTTCTTCTACCTCTCCAGCGTTACACCGGATGATGCGGGCAGGGGTACCTGGCCCGGGACCTTTGGCAGCACCAATGGCAATACTTACTGGGGCACCACCATCCAGGCATATCCCAACCCGGACGTGACCTGGGAGCGCTCCCGCAAATCGAACGTGGCCATAGAAGCTACTTTCTTAAAACACTTAAACATCACTGCAGAACTTTACCATGAATACCGTGATCACATCCTGATACGCCGCGGCTACATGCCGGTGAGCGTGGGTATTGAAAACACGGCCAATGACAACCTGCAGGCAAACCTGGGCATTGCCACGGCGCGCGGCCTTGATCTGAACCTTACTTATAACAACGCCATTACCAAGGACCTGTCCATACAACTGATGGGCAACCTTACGGCCACCTCCAATAAAACTATTTTCCAGGAAGAGCCGGAATATAAATACGACTACCGCTTCCAGAAAGGTAAACCCATTAACCAGCCCTTTGGTTATGTAGCGGAAAGGCTTTTCGTGGATGATAAGGAAGCCCGCAACTCCCCGCCACAGCTGTTTGGCAACAACCCTCCGCAGGGTGGCGACATCAAGTACCGCGATATTAACCATGATGGCATTATTGATAGTGATGACCAGGTACCCATTGGCCTGCCCACGGTACCGCAGATCATTTATGGTGCCGGCTTCTCCCTCTCTTATAAAAATTTTGATCTCAGTGCTTTCTTCCAGGGACTGGCCCGTGAGAGCTTTTTCATCAACCCCACATCGCAGGTGGACTTCTATTATGGCAAGTTTGGTACAGCCCCCTTTGTCAACAACGGCCAGTTGCTGCAGGCATATGCAGATAACCACTGGTCACTGGAAAACCAGGACCTATACGCCATGTATCCCCGCTACTCCGCTACAGACGTGGCTAACAACGAGCAACAAAGCACCTGGTGGATGCGCGATGGCAGCTTTGTGCGCCTGAAATCTGCGGAGATCGGGTACACCTTTCCAAAGCGCCTGAGCAGAAGGGCTTTCATGGACAATGCGCGCATTTATGCCAATGGCCTGAACCTGCTCACTTTCAGCCACTTTAAGCTGTGGGACCCCGAGATGGCCGGCCAGGGCTTTGCCTACCCCATCCAGCGCGTGTTCAACATTGGCCTGAACCTCAATTTTTAA